AGCTGAAGCTCAAAAGCTATTCAACGAGAAACCAGAAGAATTCTTTTTAAGGTTTGCTGAAGGAATGAAAGGACTTCTTGGCGATGAGACCATTAAAATATTTGAGAGCCTTAAACTTAACTCTTTAGAAGTACAAAAAGCAGTAGGAGCTGCTGCCAACCGAACTGATGAATTCAGAGAAGCCATGAAGCGTTCTAGCTCTGCTATGGCAGAGGCGACCTCCTTAAGTGCAGAGTTTAACACTAAAAACAACAACGCTCCTGCCATTATAGAAAAACTAAAAAATGCTTGGAATGATATGTTCTCAAGTACTAATATTCTAAACAAATTTGAATGGTTAATAGAATTAATAGGTTGGGTAACTGGTGTAACAAAGGAGGCAGGAGATGGAGTATTAGCATTTAAACAAAGAATGGAGTTTTTGTTTAACATCATTAAGGTAGTGGGAACTGCCATAGTGGGATATAATGCTAGTATTCTTATAGCTTCTGCATCTACAGGAAGTTTGACTAAAGCTACTTGGCTCAATATTGTTGCAGATAAAGCCAAAGTAGCCTCTATGGCACTACTAAGAGTAGGATATTTGCTTTATAACATGGCTTTAGCTCTAGTAACATTAAATATAAATAGAGCTAGGGAAGCCATGATGATATTTAATATTACCGCTAAAGCAAGCCCGTTAGGAGTATTAATTACATTAGTTACCACCGCTTATATGGCTTATAAAGCCTTTTCTAAAGAAGTAGATAATACTACTAAAAAACAAAAACTACTCAATAGTGTAACCGAAGAAACTAACAAAAATATCATTTCTCAAAAAAATGAGTTAGATAGTTTGCTAAAAATAGCTAAAGATGAAACTATAGCCAAAGAGAGACGACTTTCTGCTATAAAAAAACTAAATGAAATATCTCCAGAGTATTTAGGAAATCTGACTCTAGAAAACATTAATACTAAAGCTGCAACAGAAGCCATTAACAAATATACTAATGCCCTTTATAGAAATGCTAGAGCAAAAGTATTAAAGAAGAAAATGGACGAAAAAATGGAGCAAATAGAAGATATGAGAAATGCTCCTGTTGCTGAAACCGCAGGTAAAGACTGGTTGTGGAAATTAACTGGAGGTGTTATGAAATTAACTTCTTACGAGGCTCAAAATTTAGATCCAAATATGTTTAAACAAATGGAAATTTGGAAAGCAAAAGGAGGTGATAAATATGCCAAAGAGATGATGAAAAGTTATGGTTCTTATTATGATAAGGCTCTGAAAAATATTCAAAAAGTAAATGATGATTTTAATGTTCTAGCAAATGAATATACAGAGCTGATGAAACAAGATATCGTCAATGACTTTGGCGGTGGAAATAATGGTAACCAAATAGTTCCTGATGCTCCTAAAAGAACTAAAAATAGACCTGCAAAAAATACTGAAGCTGATAAATTAAAAGAAGCTAAGAAAGACTTAGAAGATTCACAAAAAGCCTACTCCGATGCCTATAATAAGCTGTTGGAAATGGACTCGGACTATTATTTAGAAAGACAAAAACTCGCAGAAAAAAGCCTAGAGGCAGAATTAGCTATTCTAGATGCAGAACGCTCTAAGGAACTTAACAGCCAAAGGAAATACCAAGACGATATTCTAAAAACCATAGAGGATTTAGAAGAAAAGAAGAAAAACGCAAAATCTCCAGAAGCTGCTAAAAATTACGAAAAGGCTTTAGAAAAAGAGCGGAGCTTACTTGCTCTGCACGATAAAATCGTAGAAACTTCGGAAGAAGCCCACGGTCATAAAGTCAGCGAGATAAAGGAGAAATGGATCACTAAGAGGCTTTCTGATTTTTTTGAGTCCGAAAGGCTTCGGATAGATAAAGAGAGAGCTTCAGATGACGAAGCTATCCAAAAAATCTCAACTATGGAAGAGGCAAAATTGGCTCTTTCAAAAATGACTCATCTAAAACTTACCCAACAAGAACTTCTACAAATCAAAACTTTAGAAGATGCTAAGAAAGCTCTTCGGGAAGATGCGGATAGAAAAATGTTAGAAAGTCAACTAGCATCTTTAGAACTTCAAAAGGAAGCTCTAGAAGAATCATTAAAAGGGCTTACAGGAGAGGCTGCCGAAAAACTAAAAAAAGACCTAGATGAGCTTAATATAAGGATAACCCAAGTTAAAGGGGCTATTCAAGGTAACAAAGAAAATGATGAGCACAGAGCTTCACAAGAAAGAAGACAGCAATTATCTCAAGTAGATCTACTAGGTTTTTCAGCAGACCAGTGGGAAGATATGTTTAAAAATCTTAAAACCACAGAAGGAAAAATTAAAGCAGTTCAAATGGCTACGCAGGCATTGAGTAATGCATTTAATCGTTTTGCTCAATTGCAACAAAATCTCAATGAGAGAGAGATGCAGCGTTTTACCAAAAATCAAGATAAAAAACGAAAAGCACTTTTAGTACAGCTTAATCAAGGGCTTATTTCTCAAGAAGAATATCATAAAGGAATAGAGGCTTTAGATACTGAAACTGCCAAAAAAAAATCTGAGATAGCACATAAACAAGCAGTTGCTGAAAAAGCATTTAATATTGCTAATGCTATTATGAGTACTGCACTAGCAGTTACAAAATCTTTACCTAATATACCCTTATCTATAGCTGTTGGAGCACTCGGAGCTATACAAGTTGCAACCATAGCCTCTACTCCTTTACCAGAAAAAGAAAGTTTTGCTAAAGGTGGCTATACTGGTCCAGGCTATGGTTCTCCAGATAAAACAGGGAAACGCCCTGCGGGTATAGTCCACGGCAATGAATATGTAACGCCAGATTGGATGCTAGAGAATCCTATAGTTGCAGACACGGTAGAATGGATGGAAGCCATAAGGACAGGGCGTATTGCTCTACCAAAAGGCTATGCTGATGGTGGTTTCGTAACCGAAACTACCAATCCCAATGGTGATGATAAAACAAAAGTAATCTATAAACCCGTTGTGCATTATGAAATGAAAAAAACAAGAGTTGTTTATTAGACTGAAAATCAGTATATTGTTTTTGCTATAAAACGATATAAATGAACAACATAGAGCAAATATATGAAAGAATTTTGGAAGTTTTAGGACTTTTTTCAGAAAATCAACTGATTAGTTATCAGAGAAGAACACCTAAAATGAGCGATTTAGAAGTCATAAGTCTTAATATTACTGCTGAATACTTGAGTATTGATAGCGAATTACAGTTCTTTAGAAAATTGCCAAACTCTCTGATAAACAAAATTGAAAGAAGTGTTTACAATAAGCGAAAACGAAGACTATCCCTACAAACAGAGCAAATTAGACAACGTATTTCGATGGAGTTCAATGAGTTTGAAGATATTTTTATCGTTGATAGCATGCCAATGAAAGTTTGTGAAAACGCTCGTTCTACTCGTTCAAAAATTTGTAAAGAGCAATCCTATTCTTCACCAACATATGGTTATTGTGCTTCACAGAAATTATATTTCTATGGCTATAAACTACACGCAGTATGTTCTTTAAATGGTGTGATTAAGAATTTTGATATAAGCCCTGCATCCGTTCACGACATCCACTATTTAAAAGATAGTGGTGAGCAAATGCGAAACTGTACTTTAATTGGAGATAGAGGCTATTTATCAGCAAAAGTTCAAATAGATTTATTTAACTATGCTAATATTAAATTAGATACACCAATGAGAAGTAATCAGAAAGATTATATTCCTCAATTTTCATTGTACAAGAAAAAGCGAAAACGAATTGAGACATTTTTCTCTCAACTTTGCGACCAATTTATGATTAAAAGAAACTATGCTAAAACTTTTGAAGGCTTTAAAACAAGGATAATCAGTAAAATAACCGCCGCAACGGTTATTCAATATATCAATAAATTTATCTTCCAAAGAAAATTAAATCATCTAAAAATCAGTATTATTTAAAATGCACAACGAGTTAATCTATAACCAAAATACAGACCCTCAGCTTATTGCTGTTTTAGCTCAGCTTAAGGAAACGATATCAGATATAAAAGAAGATGGTGTTGAAGCCTACATTGTAGAAAATGCCGAGAATGGCAGAAAGCTCCAAAAAATGATAAAACAATTTGAAAAAATAGAAAACAAAAATGCAAGAAGAACAAAATTATAACGCATTTCAAGAATTAAACATTTTTGAAAATACCGAAATAAATAAAGTCTGCGATGCTTTATTTACTAAAGTTAAGCAGCTTACAAATGAGGATTTATCTATTTGTGGATCTATGGCTAAAGTATTTGATGGTACTTTACCAGAAGATTATCAGCCAAAAGATTTAGATTTAGTGATAAGTAAGTGGGGCTTTAGATTGTTAACTTCTAATTTAGAAGAATTGGAAGGCGTACTGATGATAGAGAAGTTACCTGGTAGAATTATACTCTATCTGAAAGCCTACTTATGCATTGAAATTTGGATGGAGTCTTCAAAATTTAATTTTACACCTAAATTTTATAAAAATAAACTCGTTGTGCATTTTAAATAATACTGATTTTTAGATGATTTAATTTTCTTTGGAAGATAAATTTATTGATATATTGAATAACCGTTGCGGCGGTTATTTTACTGATTATCCTTGTTTTAAAGCCTTCAAAAGTTTTAGCATTGTTTCTTTTAATCATAAATTGGTCGCAAAGTTGAGAGAAAAATGTCTCAATTCGTTTTCGCTTTTTCTTGTACAATGAAAATTGAGGAATATAATCTTTCTGATTACTTCTCATTGGTGTATCTAATTTAATATTAGCATAGTTAAATAAATCTATTTGAACTTTTGCTGATAAATAGCCTCTATCTCCAATTAAAGTACAGTTTCGCATTTGCTCACCAATATCTTTTAAATAGTGGATGTCGTGAACGGATGCAGGGCTTATATCAAAATTCTTAATCACACCATTTAAAGAACATACTGCGTGTAGTTTATAGCCATAGAAATATAATTTCTGTGAAGCACAATAACCATATGTTGGTGAAGAATAGGATTGCTCTTTACAAATTTTTGAACGAGTAGAACGAGCGTTTTCACAAACTTTCATTGGCATGCTATCAACGATAAAAATATCTTCAAACTCATTGAACTCCATCGAAATACGCTGTCTAATTTGCTCTGTTTGTAGGGATAGTCTTCGTTTTCGCTTATTGTAAACACTTCTTTCAATTTTGTTTATCAGAGAGTTTGGCAATTTTCTAAATAACTGTAATTCGCTATCAATACTCAAGTATTCAGCAGTAATATTAAGACTTATGACTTCTAAATCGCTCATTTTAGGTGTTCTTCTCTGATAACTAATCAGTTGATTTTCTGAAAAAAGTCCTAAAACTTCCAAAATTCTTTCATATATTTGCTCTATGTTGTTCATTTATATCGTTTTATAGCAAAAACAATATACTGATTTTCAGTCTAATAAACAACTCTTGTTTTTTTCATTTCATAATGCACAACGGGTAAAAATAAGTTAAAATACACCTCTTATGGCGACTAGATTTAAAACAGAAAAAGTATGTGTCAGATGGTATACCACAGAGTATGGTCGTACTGAATGTCTTGAGGAACAGGATAAAGACTTTCCCATCCAAGAGTGGTTTGTTTATCCTAACAACATTAACTTGCCTCCTTATAAACAAGGAGCTGAAATTCCTACAGGACACCGTATTGCCGTTCATTTTCCAGAACTTGATTTATGGAATGAATGCCCTTATGATGATGTTAAGTTTAAGATAAGAGGGGAATATTCTGGTACTTCAGTGGAATGGCTGAATTTTTCTATCATTGGTGATTCCCCTACCCTTGATACTGATGGAGTATTCTCTCCCAATAATCTATCAAGTGCAAACATAGGTGTTTCATTTAAAAACTTCCGCCAACTTCCTGTTGGTACTTACTCAGCTTCTATTTATTTAGAGGCGTTTGGAATAGATAATTCTGGAGAGCATTATATTGAACATTACCAACCTCCTATACAAGTTTCCTTAGAAGTACAAGAAGGAGATGGAGAAGTGCCGCCTACTGATAATGACACTAGATACCTTACTTATAACAAAAGCACCAAAGAGCTATCTGGAGATACTATAATAGATACAGCTACTTTTTTTGATGATATACAAATAGAGCCTTGGCTTTCAGCCAATCGTTCTGGAGATAAACAAATTACTTTATCTGCCAATGATATTACAAATTCTTTAAATATAGGAACTTATAAAGGCTTACTAATAGTACGAGATAGAGGATTCTTTTCTATTAAAAGATTCTCCTATCCTATTGAACTCAAGGTTATAGAAAATCGCAGCTTTGATTTTGAAGTAACTCCTGATGTTTTCAACTTTATTGTGGCTAAAAATAACAATGAGGTCAAGACAGGTATATCATCAATTAGTAATCCCAACCAACTCCCCATAGAAATTCCTCTTAAACCTCAGTTTATAGAAACGGCTAATATAGAAAATGGCAACTTAGTTTTTACCACTAAAAACTCACAACAATTACAAGTAGGGAATTATTCTGGAGATATAGTTCTTCAGTCTGGAGATATCATCAAAAAAATAAGAGTTTACCTGCGTGTTGCAGAAGGTATCAAAAGTGATTTTAATGGTAAACCTTACTATTTTGCTTTAGATAAACATAAAGTAACCCTAACTAAAACCAATCCTAGAGCATCTTATACTAAAGTTAGGTTAGATATACATTACAGAGCTTACGGCGAAGAGTATAGAGAGAGTCAAGAATATTCTTATACCTACCTAAAAAATGAAATTATATTTTACCCTGGCGATGATGTTCAGGACTTCTTTATTCGTTGTAAAAACTTGCAACCACTATCTGAAGTAGGGTATCAAATGGGGTTATCTCCCGTTAAAATTTCCATTAAGGAATACGATGTAGATGATAAGGAACTTTCAGTTCTTACTCTAAATCATATATTATTTGCTCCAGGAAAAACGCCAAAATGCTTTCCTATATGGACAGACTTCCCAACAAGAAGCGTTTATGAGCAATCTGTTGTCAGGCTGAATACGACCGCCTCTCCCAATAATACGGAAATAGACCGCCTATATTCTGTATATAACGAACCAAAACCTAATTATGACAGTAGTTTTGAAGTTTTTGCCTATAACCTAGAAAGAAGCAAATTCAATGTTGCTACAAAGGAAGTTTTGTCCACAGAGAAACTAACCTTTATTCCGTTGCCCTCTGTAGATAAAGCGATTCATATTTTCTTTGAAAATCAGAATTTAGTTTTAGATTGGTTTACCTGCCCTGGAGAATGTCAGAAAAATTACGACTTCAAACATATATTTGATGAATCTGGAAATGTAAAATATGGAAGTTTAGAAACTGAAAATATTATTCTAAATACAGGCTGGATACTCAAAGAAGAAATAGAGCTAATAAACGCTATTATCAAGTCTAGAATCTGTTTTATAGTTATTGATGGCAATACGATTATAGCTAAACCTACATCTAAGAAAAATGAGATATTTGATACCGTGAGCAGCAAATTTAATATGGATATAGAATTCAATATAAAGACCGATGCAAGATAAATTCGTTACTAATACAGGTGTGGAGATTCCATTGGACTCCACCAATTTTACCTATGTAGAAGAAAATCCCAGATTTAAAGATACTTTCTGGACCAACTACACACTTCCCATAGACATCAGTTATTCTAGGGATTTTTTGAGTTCGTTTGGGCAATATTCCTCTTTGAATAATATTGGACTAAAGCGTTATCATGAAGGTATCCATCAGTTTGAAGGGAGGTTAAGAAAAGGAAAACTCGAAGTTCTTGAGTTTAAAAAAGAGATGCTAAAAATACAAATTGACAGCGGCTTTGAAACGCTTCCTAACTTTGAAAAGCCTCTATCCGAACTCCCTCTTTTAAATATCGCTGTAGATGATATTTACAATCACGCCAATGATATTGTAACAAAAAAATATCCCGAAACGGTGTATAACTTCCCTAAACTATACACCGATGAATATAATTTGCAAGATGAAGCCTATAAATACTTCGACTCATTCATCAATAATAGAAATAACCAAGAAGGACGAACGACAAAAGGTTTTTCTAGAAATAGATTAGAGAATGAAGTCGATGTTTATAATAAAAATATCATACATCCTTTGCCTTACTTGTTGTATGTTTTGACGGTAGGGTTTAGCGATGCAGGGTTTCGTTTAGAAGGTGAAATACTAGAAGATGAATATCTAAAGTACCGCTTAATATGGAGTGGTAAGCCTTATCATACTTCTGGAGTTCAAAAAGAACACAAACTTAATGTCTATTCAGAAGAATATCTGAATCAAAATGTAAATGGTAACTTGTATTTTGGCGAATGGCAAAAAGAGATACTTATAGACGCCCCAGGTAAGTACAATATTAAGGGGCATTTTCAAACCCAGATAGGGCTTAATGATGGAGGTGGCAGAGTAGAACTCAATATTCCTACCTTAAACTTTAGTCAATCTTTTTCGGTCAATCAATCTTCGGATATACAACAAAGTATAGATATTTCAGAAGAACAAGCTAAGGAAGGCGTGAAGGTTATTTTTAAATTCAAAGGTGCAATGGGATATTCAAAAGTAGCAGACGATGGTGTTAATTTAGGTCTAGCTCAGCTTCAGATACTGCCGAAAAGAAT
This Riemerella anatipestifer DNA region includes the following protein-coding sequences:
- a CDS encoding phage tail tape measure protein encodes the protein MAKEISSTIVLKVNGKEVDNSFNGLRSTVSKFERELKKLTPGTKEFIQKAAELKEARAEFEKVKNEITAVNNKLSHGSGVLGFFRKNILEVGTTFRQVFTANIAANFFDNIISKSKYTVDELLNIADAMSDVQKTTGMALGEVKQLWDEFDKMDTRTSKLDRLKIAEVGGRLGVPKEEMASFVQEIDKAYVALGDSFQEGLENVVDSLGKIKGLFNETKGKSYAEAINEVGSALNELAANGTASEGNISDFALRVGALPDAIKPSIDKVLGLGAGFEEAGIDAQIASSGFTNFMKVAGEGLSNFAYSMNMSVAEAQKLFNEKPEEFFLRFAEGMKGLLGDETIKIFESLKLNSLEVQKAVGAAANRTDEFREAMKRSSSAMAEATSLSAEFNTKNNNAPAIIEKLKNAWNDMFSSTNILNKFEWLIELIGWVTGVTKEAGDGVLAFKQRMEFLFNIIKVVGTAIVGYNASILIASASTGSLTKATWLNIVADKAKVASMALLRVGYLLYNMALALVTLNINRAREAMMIFNITAKASPLGVLITLVTTAYMAYKAFSKEVDNTTKKQKLLNSVTEETNKNIISQKNELDSLLKIAKDETIAKERRLSAIKKLNEISPEYLGNLTLENINTKAATEAINKYTNALYRNARAKVLKKKMDEKMEQIEDMRNAPVAETAGKDWLWKLTGGVMKLTSYEAQNLDPNMFKQMEIWKAKGGDKYAKEMMKSYGSYYDKALKNIQKVNDDFNVLANEYTELMKQDIVNDFGGGNNGNQIVPDAPKRTKNRPAKNTEADKLKEAKKDLEDSQKAYSDAYNKLLEMDSDYYLERQKLAEKSLEAELAILDAERSKELNSQRKYQDDILKTIEDLEEKKKNAKSPEAAKNYEKALEKERSLLALHDKIVETSEEAHGHKVSEIKEKWITKRLSDFFESERLRIDKERASDDEAIQKISTMEEAKLALSKMTHLKLTQQELLQIKTLEDAKKALREDADRKMLESQLASLELQKEALEESLKGLTGEAAEKLKKDLDELNIRITQVKGAIQGNKENDEHRASQERRQQLSQVDLLGFSADQWEDMFKNLKTTEGKIKAVQMATQALSNAFNRFAQLQQNLNEREMQRFTKNQDKKRKALLVQLNQGLISQEEYHKGIEALDTETAKKKSEIAHKQAVAEKAFNIANAIMSTALAVTKSLPNIPLSIAVGALGAIQVATIASTPLPEKESFAKGGYTGPGYGSPDKTGKRPAGIVHGNEYVTPDWMLENPIVADTVEWMEAIRTGRIALPKGYADGGFVTETTNPNGDDKTKVIYKPVVHYEMKKTRVVY
- a CDS encoding IS982-like element ISRa1 family transposase, whose amino-acid sequence is MNNIEQIYERILEVLGLFSENQLISYQRRTPKMSDLEVISLNITAEYLSIDSELQFFRKLPNSLINKIERSVYNKRKRRLSLQTEQIRQRISMEFNEFEDIFIVDSMPMKVCENARSTRSKICKEQSYSSPTYGYCASQKLYFYGYKLHAVCSLNGVIKNFDISPASVHDIHYLKDSGEQMRNCTLIGDRGYLSAKVQIDLFNYANIKLDTPMRSNQKDYIPQFSLYKKKRKRIETFFSQLCDQFMIKRNYAKTFEGFKTRIISKITAATVIQYINKFIFQRKLNHLKISII
- a CDS encoding IS982-like element ISRa1 family transposase gives rise to the protein MNNIEQIYERILEVLGLFSENQLISYQRRTPKMSDLEVISLNITAEYLSIDSELQLFRKLPNSLINKIERSVYNKRKRRLSLQTEQIRQRISMEFNEFEDIFIVDSMPMKVCENARSTRSKICKEQSYSSPTYGYCASQKLYFYGYKLHAVCSLNGVIKNFDISPASVHDIHYLKDIGEQMRNCTLIGDRGYLSAKVQIDLFNYANIKLDTPMRSNQKDYIPQFSLYKKKRKRIETFFSQLCDQFMIKRNNAKTFEGFKTRIISKITAATVIQYINKFIFQRKLNHLKISII